A genomic stretch from Polyangium spumosum includes:
- a CDS encoding TSUP family transporter → MIVLPLLCGVALAAGLIDAIAGGGGLLTVPALLVAIADPRLALGTNKGQAVFGSGASLLSFVRAGRVDKKRFWPTFLAAGLGSAAGARALLAARAEVLRPIVLVLLIGVAVFFAARGRRRPKEQTSEGTPPPAREPWAIATRRPLATAAVIALVIGAYDGFFGPGTGTFLILLYTTVFGDDLTRATANAKVANFASNLAAMVSFALAGRIDWRLALPMAVAQAVGGVLGARAAVKGGEQLIRSVVLLVSLALAARLAYQILAGS, encoded by the coding sequence GTGATCGTCCTCCCGCTCCTCTGCGGCGTGGCCCTCGCCGCTGGTCTGATCGACGCGATCGCCGGCGGCGGCGGCCTGCTCACGGTGCCCGCGCTGCTCGTGGCGATCGCCGATCCGCGCCTCGCGCTCGGCACGAACAAGGGGCAGGCGGTCTTCGGCTCGGGCGCGTCGCTCCTCTCCTTCGTGCGCGCGGGTCGCGTCGACAAGAAGCGCTTCTGGCCGACGTTCCTCGCCGCCGGGCTCGGCTCCGCGGCCGGCGCGCGCGCGCTCCTGGCCGCGCGCGCCGAGGTGCTTCGACCGATCGTGCTCGTGCTCCTCATCGGCGTCGCCGTCTTCTTCGCGGCGCGCGGCCGGCGCAGGCCGAAGGAGCAAACCAGCGAGGGCACGCCGCCTCCTGCGCGCGAGCCGTGGGCGATCGCCACGCGACGCCCGCTCGCGACGGCCGCGGTGATCGCGCTCGTGATCGGCGCCTACGACGGCTTCTTCGGGCCGGGCACGGGCACGTTCCTCATCCTGCTCTACACGACGGTGTTCGGGGACGACCTCACGCGCGCCACCGCGAACGCGAAGGTCGCGAACTTCGCCTCGAACCTCGCGGCGATGGTCAGCTTCGCGCTGGCAGGACGGATCGACTGGCGCCTCGCGCTCCCGATGGCCGTGGCGCAGGCCGTGGGCGGCGTCCTCGGCGCGCGCGCGGCCGTCAAGGGCGGAGAGCAGCTCATCCGCTCCGTCGTGCTGCTCGTCTCGCTCGCGCTCGCGGCGCGGCTCGCGTACCAGATCCTCGCGGGGTCGTGA
- a CDS encoding vWA domain-containing protein: MFLDFLYELRARKVPVGTQEAVALGHALKKGLHDASLEGFYHVARALCVHSEAHLDDFDLAFAKTFRGVHVEAKKIAEELQAWLRDPKQLRQLSEEEKAMIEALDLEEVLRQFEERLREQKERHDGGNRWIGTGGTSPFGRNGFHPSGISVGGGSGGKSAIHTADARKYRSYRSDITLDVRTIEVALRKLRGFEREGADEELDVEGTIDATAKNAGELEVVTRPPRRPNTRVLLMMDVGGSMDPYAHAVSQLFSAAKRATHWKELRTYYFHNCVYGKVYKTEGFQDPVSVRDLIHECGKHYKLVMVGDASMAPYELLGAAGWGEDAGTPGVAWLAMLREHFERSVWLNPDPPSGWSHGTTQVVKDVFPMYQLTLEGLGEAVAQLVRGGKTRR, from the coding sequence ATGTTCCTCGATTTCCTGTACGAGCTGCGGGCCCGGAAGGTGCCGGTCGGGACGCAGGAGGCGGTGGCGCTCGGCCACGCCCTCAAAAAGGGCCTGCACGACGCGTCGCTGGAGGGTTTTTACCACGTGGCGCGGGCCCTGTGCGTGCACTCCGAGGCCCACCTCGACGACTTCGACCTCGCCTTCGCCAAGACCTTCCGCGGCGTCCACGTGGAGGCGAAGAAGATCGCCGAGGAGCTGCAGGCCTGGCTGCGTGATCCGAAGCAGCTCCGCCAGCTCAGCGAGGAAGAGAAGGCGATGATCGAGGCGCTCGACCTCGAGGAGGTGCTGCGCCAGTTCGAGGAGCGGCTGCGCGAGCAGAAGGAGCGGCACGACGGAGGCAACCGGTGGATCGGCACGGGCGGGACGTCGCCGTTCGGCCGAAACGGCTTCCATCCGTCGGGGATCAGCGTGGGCGGCGGCTCGGGCGGCAAGAGCGCGATCCACACGGCCGACGCGCGCAAGTACCGCTCGTACCGCAGCGACATCACGCTCGACGTGCGCACGATCGAGGTGGCCTTGCGGAAGCTACGCGGCTTCGAGCGCGAGGGCGCGGACGAGGAGCTCGACGTCGAGGGGACGATCGACGCGACGGCGAAAAACGCGGGCGAGCTCGAGGTCGTGACGCGCCCACCGCGGCGGCCGAACACACGCGTCCTCCTGATGATGGACGTCGGCGGCTCGATGGATCCGTACGCGCACGCCGTCTCGCAGCTCTTCAGCGCGGCCAAACGCGCGACACACTGGAAGGAGCTGCGCACGTACTACTTCCACAACTGCGTCTACGGGAAGGTCTACAAGACCGAAGGTTTCCAGGACCCGGTGAGCGTGCGCGACCTCATCCACGAGTGCGGCAAGCACTACAAGCTGGTGATGGTCGGCGACGCGTCGATGGCGCCCTACGAGCTGCTCGGCGCGGCAGGCTGGGGCGAGGACGCGGGCACGCCGGGCGTCGCGTGGCTCGCGATGTTGCGCGAGCACTTCGAACGGAGCGTCTGGCTGAACCCGGATCCGCCGAGCGGCTGGTCACACGGCACGACGCAGGTCGTGAAGGACGTGTTCCCGATGTACCAGCTCACGCTCGAGGGGCTCGGCGAGGCCGTGGCGCAGCTCGTCCGCGGCGGCAAGACGAGGCGCTAG
- a CDS encoding HAMP domain-containing sensor histidine kinase: MTTASNPDDRDARAAALVIAGVLGAGVAHELRNLLAAIESALYLARRHADDPARLTGHLGRAEDEVRKGQAVIDRVLGLARGEPLGKEIVSVAEIVTSAERELLEGDVTIEVSVTPPELEVACDPILLERVLVNLLLNAREALEGRASGRITLRAWAAGAAVIVDVEDDGPGIDPAIAARLFEPSVTSKPTGTGLGLALCRTIVRGHGGTIEALAAPSGGALFRITLPAKGAD, translated from the coding sequence GTGACGACCGCATCGAATCCGGACGATCGAGACGCGCGCGCAGCCGCCCTCGTGATCGCAGGTGTCCTCGGGGCGGGCGTCGCCCACGAGCTCAGGAACCTGCTCGCTGCGATCGAGTCGGCGCTCTACCTCGCGCGACGACACGCCGACGATCCCGCGCGCCTCACAGGCCACCTCGGCCGCGCGGAGGACGAGGTGCGCAAGGGGCAAGCGGTGATCGACCGCGTGCTCGGCCTCGCGCGGGGTGAGCCGCTCGGCAAGGAGATCGTGTCCGTCGCGGAGATCGTCACGTCCGCGGAGCGCGAGCTCCTCGAGGGGGACGTGACGATCGAGGTGAGCGTGACGCCGCCGGAGCTCGAGGTCGCGTGTGATCCGATCCTGCTCGAGCGGGTGCTCGTGAACCTGCTCCTCAACGCGCGCGAGGCGCTGGAAGGCCGCGCCTCGGGGCGCATCACCCTGCGCGCGTGGGCTGCCGGGGCGGCCGTGATCGTGGACGTCGAGGACGACGGGCCGGGCATCGATCCAGCCATCGCGGCGCGCCTCTTCGAGCCCTCGGTCACCAGCAAGCCGACGGGCACGGGGCTCGGGCTCGCCTTGTGTCGCACGATCGTGCGAGGGCACGGCGGCACCATCGAGGCGCTCGCCGCGCCCTCGGGAGGCGCGCTCTTCCGGATCACCTTGCCCGCGAAGGGCGCGGACTAG